A single genomic interval of Trichosurus vulpecula isolate mTriVul1 chromosome 6, mTriVul1.pri, whole genome shotgun sequence harbors:
- the TLR2 gene encoding toll-like receptor 2 codes for MRHARWTVWVLWTIISLSEEDAPKQTSMSCDPVGICDGHSKSLGTIPSGLTEAVKQLDLSFNSISYIRETDLQNCVNLEVLLLQSNQIREIEPNSFQSLGNLKHLDLSKNNLSHLLPSWFNSLPSLQVLHLQGNPYPRLGPSPLFLHLPNLRVLKVGNNILELQKQDFEGLSMLEDFEIEAYYLQKYEPGSLKSIHNISHLAVSIKKPILLPNIMVDLASSLQCLELRNTDMENFYFSLPSDASSVLIEKIIFRNVLFTDKSFIEILKMCSFASELLEVVFEDCELNGIGDWEDVPLSAIGNQRKVEAIIIQRLRIGNFYRFYDLSSVYSLLGGIKRITLTSSKVFLVPCELSRNLRSLEYFDLSDGLMSENSLENSACEGAWPSLHTLSFSQNKFESLERVGELLLTVKNLTHLDISKNRLDSMPDSCQWPRKLKYLNISSTKTQRVTPCIPQTLEILDISNNQLIDFHLDLPQLKELYLSRNKLKTLPDVANFPNLVAMNISWNTVHTFSKAQLESFQTMESLAAGHNNFICSCEFLSFVSNEQALLAKILTDWPESYLCDSPFQVRGKRVQDVRLSFSECYRVQLVAAICSFLFLFALLAGVLCYRFHGIWYMKMMWAWLQAKRKPRKNIDREICYDAFVSYSEGDSNWVENFMVRELENFDPPFRLCLHKRDFVPGKWIIDNIIDSIDKSHKTLFVLSESFVKSEWCKYELDFSHFRFFDENNDAAILILLEPIEKKAIPQRFCKLRKIMNSKTYLEWPRDEAQQEVFWLNLRTAIKS; via the coding sequence ATGAGACATGCCAGGTGGACAGTGTGGGTCTTGTGGACCATAATTAGTCTCTCAGAAGAAGATGCTCCTAAGCAGACTTCTATGTCATGTGATCCTGTTGGCATCTGTGATGGCCATTCCAAGTCTTTGGGCACCATTCCTTCAGGCCTGACGGAGGCTGTAAAACAGTTGGACCTGTCCTTCAATAGTATCTCATACATCAGAGAAACAGACCTTCAGAACTGTGTCAACCTGGAAGTTTTGTTGTTGCAATCTAACCAAATTCGTGAAATAGAACCAAATTCTTTTCAGTCCCTGGGAAATTTGAAACATCTGGACTTGTCCAAAAATAACTTGTCTCACTTGTTACCCTCCTGGTttaattccctcccttccttgcagGTTCTACACTTGCAGGGCAATCCCTACCCACGACTTGGACCAAGCCCTCTTTTTTTGCACCTCCCCAATTTGAGGGTTCTTAAAGTAGGGAACAACATCTTAGAGCTTCAGAAGCAAGACTTTGAAGGGCTGAGTATGCTGGAGGACTTTGAGATTGAGGCATATTATCTGCAGAAATATGAGCCAGGAAGTTTGAAGTCTATTCACAACATAAGCCACCTGGCTGTCAGCATCAAGAAGCCAATTTTACTGCCTAACATCATGGTTGACCTTGCAAGTTCTTTGCAGTGTCTGGAACTGAGAAATACTGAtatggaaaatttttatttttcactgcCATCTGATGCTTCCAGTGTACTTATTGAGAAGATTATATTTAGAAATGTGCTATTCACAGataaaagttttattgaaatTCTTAAAATGTGTTCCTTTGCTTCTGAGTTGTTGGAAGTTGTGTTTGAGGATTGTGAACTTAATGGAATTGGAGACTGGGAAGATGTGCCTCTAAGTgcaattggaaatcaaaggaaagtTGAAGCTATCATCATTCAGAGGTTACGGATTGGAAACTTTTACAGATTTTATGACCTGAGCTCTGTGTATTCATTATTAGGAGGAATCAAGAGAATCACCCTCACAAGTAGTAAGGTTTTCCTTGTCCCTTGTGAACTCTCAAGAAATTTGAGATCCCTAGAGTATTTTGATCTCAGTGATGGCTTGATGAGTGAAAATAGTCTAGAAAATTCAGCTTGTGAGGGGGCCTGGCCCAGTCTGCACACCTTAAGTTTCAGTCAAAATAAATTCGAATCTCTGGAAAGAGTGGGGGAACTCTTGCTGACTGTGAAAAACCTGACTCACCTTGACATTAGCAAAAATAGACTTGACTCCATGCCTGACAGTTGTCAGTGGCCAAGAAAGTTGAAATATTTGAACATCTCTAGCACGAAAACCCAAAGAGTAACTCCATGTATCCCCCAGACCCTGGAAATCTTAGATATCAGTAATAACCAGCTCATTGATTTTCACTTGGATCTGCCACAGCTTAAAGAGCTTTATCTTTCCAGAAATAAGCTAAAGACCCTACCAGATGTTGCTAATTTCCCCAATTTAGTGGCAATGAACATCAGTTGGAACACAGTGCATACTTTCTCTAAGGCACAGCTTGAGTCCTTTCAGACAATGGAAAGTTTGGCAGCTGGACACAACAACTTCATTTGTTCTTGTGAATTTCTGTCTTTTGTCTCCAATGAACAAGCCCTGCTGGCTAAAATCCTGACAGATTGGCCAGAAAGCTACCTCTGCGATTCTCCATTCCAGGTAAGGGGCAAACGAGTTCAGGACGTTCGACTTTCCTTCTCTGAATGCTACCGAGTGCAGCTGGTGGCTGCaatctgttctttccttttcctgtttgccTTGCTGGCTGGGGTTCTATGCTACCGGTTTCATGGCATCTGGTACATGAAAATGATGTGGGCCTGGCTCCAGGCCAAGAGAAAGCCCAGGAAAAACATAGATCGGGAGATCTGTTATGATGCTTTTGTTTCCTACAGTGAAGGAGACTCTAACTGGGTTGAGAACTTCATGGTCCGAGAACTGGAGAATTTTGACCCCCCCTTCCGACTGTGTCTCCACAAGCGAGACTTTGTGCCTGGCAAGTGGATCATTGACAACATCATTGACTCCATCGATAAGAGTCATAAAACACTCTTTGTGCTTTCAGAAAGCTTTGTCAAGAGTGAGTGGTGTAAGTATGAGCTGGATTTCTCCCACTTTCGCTTCTTTGATGAAAACAATGATGCAGCTATTCTTATCCTCCTGGAGCCCATTGAGAAGAAAGCCATTCCTCAGAGATTCTGCAAGCTTCGGAAGATCATGAACTCCAAGACCTACCTGGAGTGGCCCAGGGATGAAGCTCAGCAGGAGGTGTTTTGGCTCAATTTGAGAACTGCTATAAAGTCCTAG